The DNA window ccaggaagaacaggataagagtaggataagtcaatgggaaattgagaagcttaaactagaataccggatgcatgaaaaacaaatgcaattacaggcagaaaaagaagcgaaagaaatgcaactacaggcagaaaaagaagcaaaagaaatgcaactacaggcagaaagagaagcgaATTACAggaaaagtgtttctccagggCATCAAAAGCGCTGTTGCATCAGTCCGTTTATTGGGCAAAGATTCAACCTGTGAACAATATGTAACACTCACCACGAATTCCCAAAACAAGCCTTGCTCACAACCTTAATAATCCATGTGTAGGATGTTACCTCAAAGTAATCTTAGAATATCACATTCAATTATCACTTAATTCACATCACATTCAATATAAAGAATCAGAGGAAGTAGCAGTTAATGACTGCTAATAGACCAACAATACTATCACAGGTAGCTGGATAAAGCAGgatttacaaataataatacaagtatGTACTGATAACAACCAATAATAATGAACCAACCAGTACCTGTCAGTAATAATGACTCACAGTATTGACGACACAGATGTCCCGGAGAGAAGATCCCAAacaaggtaaatatacacagcgTCCCCACAGCATAAACACCCCATCACGTATCCAACCATCTACCGCTGCAACAAACGGTTACAGTGACATACAAATCAtaatccatcatcatcacaaatcATACGTAAACCACTTTGTCTTCAATATCGTCTCACACAAGCAGGAAATACGCACTACCAAATCCTTGGCTACGAgcggaacaaaataaatatggcgGACTATCACATAGTCCCTGAATTCACACTACATACCTTCCAGCAAACCCGAATAGTAGCGGCACAGATGCACAACACGCCCTCCAATCCACTCCAGCGTCACAAGTATCCTTCCACACCCCACACGCCAATCTGCTGGACTGGCCAGCCCGTTCACCTGTCCCTTGAGTCTTGACCATGCCTCCACTCCGCCACATCCACAACAAAAGACAATGGCAAAGCGCAACATACACCCTCCGCTCCGCCACGTCCACAACAAAAGACGACAGCGAAGCGATACATCCACCCACTcgacataaattaataaaatacataacAGCAATTGAATTTATCATTGGTCGTAATGATACACTCCCACACGGAGTTATGTTACATATGACattgcaaaacaaacaaaaaaatgtacaaacaaATACGAATACATACAATGAAACCAGCGAGATACACAGTAATGCATAAAAAAGGGTAACATTCAGTATAAACTCAAGTACGTTCCTCAATGGGCAAAATTACCACGATACGATGAGCAGATCTCTTTACAAGTATATCTTTTCACCCTTATAcctaacaccacctctctggGGTTTATACCTAAGAGTAACATTTCGTACCTTACCATCTTTGCTTTCATTTGCTACTGCAACCTCAGCAAACTTCCACGTCCCCCGTACAATATTGCTGTCCTGAAACAACACAATATCACCGATCTGTAAATTACGGCGCTCAATGTGCCACTTTTGACGAATCAGAAGAGTGGGAAAAAATCCTAGTCCATTTTTTCCAAAATGAATCTACAATGCGCTGGTGGAACTGCAATCGAGATTCATGACTAGGAAAGTGCTCAAAGACACCCTTTGGAGCTTTGTTAGAGGTACGTCCAAGGAGGAGGTCGTTAGGGCAAAGGTATTTTCCAAGTTCTGGATCACATCCTGGCTTTATACCTATAGGTCTTTCATTTAGTATATTTGAAATCTCAAAAAGGGTTGTCTGTAATTTACTGAAGGTTAATACATTATCACCGATAGCCACAGTCAGACTTCTCTTAAGGGATTTGATTAGACTTTCACTAGCACCGTTTTGCCATGGTGCGTCTGCTGATGCATTGAAAACCCATTTAACCTCTCCCCCTTTATTGCAAGCAAAATCTTGTATGTCATCAGAACTTAACCTGGACAGATCTATCAATCCTTTACTGGCGGCAGTCAGTTGAGTACCAACATCTGAATAAATTTCACGCGGACATCCTCGGATAGATACGAATCTTCTAAGTCCATCAAGGAAATCCCTAGTGCTATACCCTTCAATTAGATCCAGATGAACAGCACGAGTGGCCAAACAGTTGAAGATTACACCGTAAGCTTTACCTCTTGAGCGACCCTTGACCATATCTTTAACTAAAAGGGGGCCGTACAAATCTAGGGCAGTGTAGGTAAACGGAGGAGATGGTTTGAGGCGTTCTTCTGGCAGCTGTCCCATAAGTTGACCAACTATTTCTTTCCTCAGTTTGCGACAGGTGATGCATTTGTACCTCACAGATTTGATCATGTTCCGGACCTTTGGTACCCAAAACTTGGATTGAATCTTGGCTAAAGTTACTTCAATGCCAGCATGGTCCAGACGATGCATAGATTCCACATACAACTTAGTAAAGTCATGATCaggagaaagcaaaataaatccgTCCTGATCATAGTTATTCTTTAACCATTTAGGGATACGCTGACCGACAACAATCACCCCAGCTTCATTTCTGGTAGGCCCTAACCTACGGTACTTAGTTTCCCAATCAGGATCAAGTTCAGATTGAACTTCCTTCACCCACAACATTTCAGCGATCGCAAGATCTTCTACAGTTGGAGTTAAAAGTGATTCTCTAAGAGATCGGGATCTGATCGCCCGTATGACACGACTGGTAACCCTTATCAGTTTCTCATGGCTATTGAACCGAGAAATATCAAACAATTTGCAAAGACCTGTGGTAGTAACATCAGCATCAGCGTGAGAAATGAAGATGCCCACTTTATCAGGTAATTCCGAGACAGGGTCTTTCCTTATAGGCCACATGCTGatagggagagacaggaaggcggGCCCCATTTGCCAAATGGATCCTTCAGCAAGATCAACAGGTTTAGCAGGTTTGGTGGTCATGTCCGCCGGATTGTCTTTCCTAGGTATCCACCACCATTCCTCGGGATTAGTTTTACTTTGAATCTCGGCAATTTTCGTAGCTGTAAAAGTACCAAACCCGAAACTCTCCTTCTGAATCTGAGCCCGGACAATAGCAGAGTCAACAATATGTATTACAGATTCAAAGTTATAGTTAAGTTCCTTTGTGATGGTCTCTCTCATCCGAGCTGCAAGTAGGGCTCCACAAAGTTCAATTCGAGGGACTGATAACTGCTTGAGCGGGGCAAGTTTAGACTTAGCCATCAAAAGTCTAGAGCTAAACATTCCTGTACGATATTCCCATCTAACGTAAGCACAAGCTCCATATGCTATAGTAGACCCGTCTGAAAATATGACCAATGTAGGGTTACCAACGTGGTCAGCTTCCCTAACACATCTGGGAAACCATAGAGTTTCTAACTCAAACATCATCTGGAAATAATCCAGCCATTCACTTCTAATCTGTGGCAACACTGCATCATCCCAACCGTATTTTGCATCTTCATCACCCTCTGGACAGACAAGACGCCTCAACATCAATTTTGCCTTTAAAGTTACAGGGCAGACAAGTCCCAAGGGGTCAAATTGGGTTGCAATCTGACTTAAAAGCATTCTCTTGGTCAAATACTGGGGTGTCTCACCGGTAAGGTTATCCGGTTTAAGATCTGGGCCCGTATGTGTCTTGCGATGTTTGGGAGAAAAATTTATTTTCACACTAAACACAAATACGTCTCTGTTGGGTTCCCACACAACACCCaagactttttctttttgagttTCTGCTAGATCCAGTTTGCTAGGGTTATGAGCACCTGACAGAATCCAATGTTTCACCTTAAATCCTCCTTGGCCTAAAACAAATTCAATCTCTCTCAGTAAATTGTTTGCTCCCTCATAATTGTCACAATTTCCTAGTATGTCATCCACATAGCTGTTCTTCACTATGGCATTGACTGCAACAGGGTACTGGTCTTGAATTATTTCCGCAGTTAATCTTAAAGCAAGCATGGCAATGGTACCACTAGGCTTATCGCCGAAAGGGACACAAGTTAAAACATAATGATCTGGTTTGTTATGGACCTTCAAGTCTCGCCACAAAAAGCGATGGCAATGCTGATCAAATAAGGACATATGGATGGTATTGTACATTTTGGCCAAATCTCCGGCGAacgccacctcctcttctctgaaTCTCAACAGAACTCCTAGGAGAGAATTCAAAACATCTGGGCCCTTTGCCCACATTTCATTTAAGGAGAAGTTCATGTACTTGGCGGAAGAATTGAAAACTATCCTAAGTGGAGTAGAACTTGAGTCTGGCTTTAGCACTTCAGTGTGAGGAATATAAAATACTGGTCCATCGTATCTGTAAATCTCATCCTCAGTCAATTTCCTTGCGACTTTCCTAGCAATCATATCATCAATTTGACT is part of the Portunus trituberculatus isolate SZX2019 unplaced genomic scaffold, ASM1759143v1 PGA_scaffold_64__5_contigs__length_350985, whole genome shotgun sequence genome and encodes:
- the LOC123500994 gene encoding uncharacterized protein LOC123500994 gives rise to the protein MLRFAIVFCCGCGGVEAWSRLKGQVNGLASPADWRVGCGRILVTLEWIGGRVVHLCRYYSGLLEAVDGWIRDGVFMLWGRCVYLPCLGSSLRDICVVNTVESLPNKRTDATALLMPWRNTFPVIRFSFCL
- the LOC123500995 gene encoding uncharacterized protein LOC123500995, whose amino-acid sequence is MAKYQGEKRLNKLGPDYCKAYQSQIDDMIARKVARKLTEDEIYRYDGPVFYIPHTEVLKPDSSSTPLRIVFNSSAKYMNFSLNEMWAKGPDVLNSLLGVLLRFREEEVAFAGDLAKMYNTIHMSLFDQHCHRFLWRDLKVHNKPDHYVLTCVPFGDKPSGTIAMLALRLTAEIIQDQYPVAVNAIVKNSYVDDILGNCDNYEGANNLLREIEFVLGQGGFKVKHWILSGAHNPSKLDLAETQKEKVLGVVWEPNRDVFVFSVKINFSPKHRKTHTGPDLKPDNLTGETPQYLTKRMLLSQIATQFDPLGLVCPVTLKAKLMLRRLVCPEGDEDAKYGWDDAVLPQIRSEWLDYFQMMFELETLWFPRCVREADHVGNPTLVIFSDGSTIAYGACAYVRWEYRTGMFSSRLLMAKSKLAPLKQLSVPRIELCGALLAARMRETITKELNYNFESVIHIVDSAIVRAQIQKESFGFGTFTATKIAEIQSKTNPEEWWWIPRKDNPADMTTKPAKPVDLAEGSIWQMGPAFLSLPISMWPIRKDPVSELPDKVGIFISHADADVTTTGLCKLFDISRFNSHEKLIRVTSRVIRAIRSRSLRESLLTPTVEDLAIAEMLWVKEVQSELDPDWETKYRRLGPTRNEAGVIVVGQRIPKWLKNNYDQDGFILLSPDHDFTKLYVESMHRLDHAGIEVTLAKIQSKFWVPKVRNMIKSVRYKCITCRKLRKEIVGQLMGQLPEERLKPSPPFTYTALDLYGPLLVKDMVKGRSRGKAYGVIFNCLATRAVHLDLIEGYSTRDFLDGLRRFVSIRGCPREIYSDVGTQLTAASKGLIDLSRLSSDDIQDFACNKGGEVKWVFNASADAPWQNGASESLIKSLKRSLTVAIGDNVLTFSKLQTTLFEISNILNERPIGIKPGCDPELGKYLCPNDLLLGRTSNKAPKGVFEHFPSHESRLQFHQRIVDSFWKKWTRIFSHSSDSSKVAH